The region CGGCGTCGACGATCATATGCGCCCGGATACCGTCATCGAGCTCCTCGGTCTCGATATTCAAACCCGGCACCGCATTCATGCCGAGAATTTTGTTCTTGTCTATCGACAGATGAGCTGTTTCTGGATCCTGCAGGTTCGGGTCGCTTCCGGTGTAATCGTAGAGTGTATTTATCAGAGATGTGTCAGCACTCATACCTCTCCTCCAATTTCAGCAGGTTTCGGCAGATTCTTATGATCGCAGGGAATACATTTGCCTTCGAAATAAGCCTGTATTTTACCCACCGCGCCTTTGTCGACCATCTGCCCGTTGCAGAGCAGAAAAGCATGTTCGGCCTGCTTCAGAACAGACAGGCTATGCGTGATCAGGATTACGGTGGTGCCGTTTTGCTTGAGCACTTTGACCGCGTCGAAAATCCGTTCGATAGACTCGATATCGATTCCCGAATCAGGTTCATCCAAAATCGCGATCCTCGGCTTCATAGCCAAAATAGAAGCCAGCTCCAGCTTTTTACGTTCCCCGCCCGAGAGAGTCTTGTCTACCGCGCGCGTAAGATAATCATCGGGGGCGAGACCAACTTCGTTCAGGA is a window of Candidatus Zixiibacteriota bacterium DNA encoding:
- a CDS encoding ATP-binding cassette domain-containing protein, translated to MGILELKDISLKLGNKQILNSLNIDFWEGHVHAVVGPNGAGKSTLASTIMGLAGYRHFEGDIVFEDKSIKNLDIDERARLGITLAWQEPARFEGLKIRDLLTASGGNGDLGVASKVLNEVGLAPDDYLTRAVDKTLSGGERKKLELASILAMKPRIAILDEPDSGIDIESIERIFDAVKVLKQNGTTVILITHSLSVLKQAEHAFLLCNGQMVDKGAVGKIQAYFEGKCIPCDHKNLPKPAEIGGEV